Proteins encoded within one genomic window of Cytophagales bacterium:
- a CDS encoding response regulator transcription factor — translation MRKANHILLVEDDESFGYILREYLEIHNFQVTLATDGEEGLQAFKKGAFELCILDVMLPTKDGFTLAKEIRQLDQDTPFIFLTAKALKVDKLKGFRLGCDDYVVKPIDEELFIARVQAIINRSAGRHQETPAAHKIGRYTFDFSNHSLELEGHVQRLTEKEARILLMLCEKKNEVLDRRKALQSIWGESDFFNRKSMDVFIHKLRKYLDKDPSIRITNVHGKGFVLEED, via the coding sequence ATGCGCAAAGCCAATCATATCCTTTTGGTAGAAGACGATGAAAGCTTCGGCTATATCCTGCGGGAATACCTTGAGATCCATAATTTTCAGGTGACCCTGGCCACAGATGGCGAAGAAGGACTACAGGCCTTCAAGAAAGGGGCATTTGAATTGTGCATTTTAGATGTGATGCTCCCCACGAAAGATGGTTTTACCCTTGCCAAAGAGATTCGTCAATTGGATCAGGATACACCCTTCATATTCCTTACTGCCAAAGCTTTGAAAGTGGACAAGCTCAAAGGCTTTCGATTAGGTTGTGATGATTATGTGGTGAAACCGATTGATGAAGAATTGTTTATAGCCCGCGTACAGGCCATCATTAATAGAAGTGCTGGTCGACATCAGGAAACTCCGGCGGCTCATAAAATTGGTCGATACACCTTTGATTTTTCCAATCACTCGCTGGAATTGGAAGGCCACGTCCAACGACTGACCGAAAAAGAAGCTCGTATCCTTTTGATGCTTTGTGAAAAGAAAAACGAAGTATTGGACCGCAGAAAAGCCCTGCAATCCATCTGGGGTGAAAGTGACTTTTTCAACCGCAAGAGCATGGATGTCTTCATCCACAAACTACGAAAATACCTGGACAAAGACCCTTCCATCCGCATCACCAATGTGCATGGAAAAGGATTTGTATTGGAAGAGGATTAA
- a CDS encoding HAMP domain-containing sensor histidine kinase, with product MIKKVPGNKSTYLVISLALVAFLGLSVLQILNLQSSIKTNRQIFLQKVDLASKEMTESFIGNRKYSLLLSDAGVRLSCTGGINEPKVDGALREVIEPILEDHNIDTPYEYAVYEHKEEGSGFQFVLGDDGASLDFDLVSCENPRERGHGWANLTCSPSMDYGDYHLALFFPQQEAYVFAQSQGAMFLSIAFILLLIGCFTYTILVIKRQKKLSEIKNDFINNLTHEFKTPIASINLAANLLRRGGNEDEAKHENYINLIDKESKRLEGQVDKILQIAMIDSGNFTLDKKEVDIHEVIETVIESMGVTIEQRKALISKSFEASPSKVLGDNTHLVNVIYNLLDNALKYTIDQPKIEIVTANSTEGIRISIKDNGIGIGQEIQDFIFDKFYRSQSGNVHDAKGFGLGLSYVKKLVQAHQGRISLSSRLNEGSEFQLYFPTT from the coding sequence ATGATTAAAAAAGTTCCGGGAAATAAGTCGACGTATCTGGTGATCAGCCTTGCTTTGGTCGCTTTTTTAGGGCTATCTGTTTTGCAGATCCTGAACCTGCAATCATCCATCAAAACCAATCGACAGATCTTTTTACAAAAAGTAGACCTTGCCTCCAAAGAGATGACCGAATCCTTCATAGGGAACAGGAAATACTCGTTGCTGTTAAGTGATGCCGGTGTTCGATTGTCCTGTACCGGAGGGATCAACGAGCCGAAAGTTGACGGAGCTTTGCGAGAAGTCATCGAACCTATTCTCGAGGATCATAACATCGACACACCCTATGAGTACGCGGTGTATGAACACAAAGAAGAAGGTTCCGGATTTCAATTCGTACTTGGCGATGATGGTGCCAGTTTGGATTTTGATCTGGTTAGTTGTGAGAATCCGAGAGAACGCGGGCATGGATGGGCCAACCTGACTTGTTCACCGAGTATGGACTATGGAGATTATCACCTGGCGTTGTTCTTTCCGCAGCAAGAGGCTTACGTATTTGCCCAGTCGCAAGGGGCCATGTTCCTGTCCATCGCATTCATATTGCTGCTGATTGGTTGTTTCACCTACACGATTTTAGTGATCAAGCGGCAGAAAAAACTTTCGGAGATCAAAAACGACTTCATCAATAACCTCACCCATGAATTCAAGACACCAATTGCCAGTATCAACCTGGCCGCAAATTTGTTGCGGCGAGGTGGTAATGAGGATGAGGCCAAACATGAGAATTACATCAACCTGATCGACAAAGAGAGTAAACGGCTTGAGGGACAGGTGGATAAGATATTGCAGATAGCCATGATCGATTCCGGGAATTTTACACTGGATAAAAAGGAAGTCGATATCCACGAAGTGATTGAAACGGTCATCGAAAGTATGGGAGTGACCATAGAGCAACGAAAAGCATTGATTTCCAAGTCGTTTGAGGCCAGTCCTTCGAAAGTATTGGGGGACAATACACATCTGGTCAATGTGATTTACAATTTGCTGGACAATGCCCTGAAGTACACCATCGACCAGCCCAAAATAGAAATAGTCACGGCTAATAGTACAGAAGGTATCCGAATTTCCATCAAAGACAATGGCATCGGGATCGGTCAGGAAATTCAGGATTTCATATTTGATAAATTTTATCGCTCACAGTCTGGCAATGTTCATGATGCCAAAGGGTTTGGACTGGGTCTTAGTTATGTAAAGAAACTGGTGCAGGCACATCAAGGACGCATTTCCTTGTCCAGCCGTTTAAATGAAGGTAGCGAATTTCAACTTTACTTTCCTACCACCTGA